Sequence from the Clostridium botulinum genome:
ATATTAAATTCTTCATTCATTATCAATGAAATCTAATTTATCATACATACTTATTATTCTAGTTTTTAGAATGATTAATTTTTTTGTTATATTTATAATAAAAAAATGGTTTTTCTTTTTCTTCACCAGAATTTAAAATCATTCTTGTCTCAAATTTTTTAAATCCAACACATTCAATAACTTTTTGAGAAGGATAATTATCTATTTCAACAATTGCCATAACAAAAGGAAAATTATAATTATCAAATCCCCATTCTAATATTGCCTTAGCTGCTTGTTTCATATACCCTTTTCCTGAGTATTTTTCAGATATAAAATATGCTATTTCAATTTCATTATTAACTTCAAATTTAGTTTGTAGTGCTATTATTCCTAATATAGTATTATCTGATTTTTTTTCTATAACTAACTGACACCATAAATCATTTTCATTCTGTTTATCATAAAAATCTATTACTTCATAAATCCATTGTTTTGTTTCTTTCTTTGTACTTTTCCAATCTGGCATCCATTTTAAAATATATTCCTCATTCCTTATTTCATGAAGCACATTTAAATCTTTTAATTTTATATTTCTTAATATAAGATCTTTAGTTTCAATAATAATATTCATTTTCTCATCCTCTACCAAATTCAGTTTATACAAATTATACCATTAAAATACATACTATTTATTCATATGTCTTTAATCTTTATAATAAATTGTGTAATAATAAATATATAAATACAGTTTGGAGATGATTTTTATGAGTATTGAAATAGATAAATTAACTAAGATTTTAAAAGATAGTGATAATATAGTCTTCTTTGGTGGTGCAGGAATGTCAACCGAATCTGGAATACCTGATTTTAGAAGTGCTAATGGTTTATTTAATAAAAAACTTAATGTAACTTTTACTCCTGAACAATTAGTATCTCATAGCTTTTATATTAGACATCCTGAAGAATTTTTTAACTTTTATAAAGCTAAACTTATATATCCAGATGCTAAACCAAATAGCGGACATATGGCTTTAGCTAAACTCGAAGAAATTGGAAAACTTAAAGCTATTGTTACTCAAAACATAGATGGACTTCATCAAGCTGCTGGGTCTAAAAATGTTTTCGAACTACATGGATCTGTTCATAGAAATTATTGCACTAATTGTAATGCATTTTATGATTCAGACTTTATATTAGAAGCACGAGGAATTCCTACTTGCACAAAGTGTAAAGGAACTGTTAAACCAGATGTTGTTCTTTATGAAGAAGGATTAGATGATAATACTATAACAGGTGCAATTAAAGCAATATCTAAGGCTGATACCTTAATTATAGGAGGTACTTCATTAGTTGTTTATCCAGCGGCTGGATTAATTGATTATTTTAGAGGTAAAAACCTTATTCTTATAAATAAAAGTTCAACTTCAGCTGACTCAAAGGCTAATCTAGTTATTAATAATTCTGTTGGAAAAGTTTTAAGTGAAGCAGTTAATAATATTTAAGAAAAAAGACAATAGAATAAAATAATTCTATTGTCTTTTTAAAACTATTAAACTTTTTTTATTGACTAAATAAGCCACTTCACTAAATGATTTTGTATTTAATTAACATAATAGTTTCAGAACACTTATACATATTATTTTTTGATATTCCTATAATCGTCTTTATATCCGTATTACTTGCATCACATATACCCTTCAATTATTTTAATTACTACTTCTTCATTAAATTCAATTCCTTTTAAGCATTCTTGAATTTTGTTTAAATCTACTAACATAAGTGAATCAGTGAATATTTTACAATCTTCTATAATACCATTCACAATATCTAAATTAATTTCAACATTTCCAATGGAAAATTTTCTTTCTAAAGTTATATTGTAATTAGGACTTTCTCCAAAATTCCACTTTCTATCATTATATTTTTGAAAATGGCTTGGAATATAATCTTTTTTGCTATATTCTTTGGTAGTTGAAAATTCTCCATATACATTTAAAAATCCATTAATCAAAGCTTCTTTAACACTATTAGAATCAATAGTTTCATCTAAATCTTTAAGATTAATAACTCTACTTCTAACAGACTTTATTCCTTTAGATTGCAATTTTAACTTAGATGGATTTAATGCTTTAGAAAGCTCATTTAAATTTATATCGATCATTATAGTTCCATGATAAAAATAGTTTCCATCCTCTGAATAAAATGCATGACCAGAAAATTTTTTATTATCTATAAGCAAATCATTTCTTCCTGATACTTTTGCAACCAATCCTAATTTTTTAATTCCATCGATTATTACTTTAAGCTGTTTTTCTAAATTCACATCTACCTCTTTAGTTAAAAAAGTAAAATTAAGATTTCCAAGATCATGAAAAACTGTTCCTCCACCAGATATTCTCCTAACTAATGTAATATTGTTTTCTTTCATATAATCTAAATTACATTCAGAATATGGGTTTTGATTTCTCCCAATAACTACAGTTCTATCATTTTGCCAAAGATATAATATATTTTCATTATCTTTCAAATTTCTAAGTAGTTCCTCTTCTAAAGCTAAATTATAAGCTGGATCTACCTCTTTTGAAATGATAACTTTATTCATGATTGTGTATAGCTCCAATAGATAGTCCTAAGAAACTTTCATGTATTACTTCACCTGTAGTTGGATGTGCGAAGATAGTTTCACAAATTTTCTCTTCACTAATATTATTCTTAATAATTAAAGTTAATGTGCTAATTAATGAAGATGCATCTGCTCCAATAATAGATGCTCCAACTATTTTATTATTATTAATATCTTTAATTATTTTTATAAATCCTTTTTCTTCTCCCATAGTTAAAGCCTTACCATTAGCTGAATAAGGGAATTTACTTATCTTAATATTTAGTTCCTCTTTTAAACACTTATCTTCATTCATTCCAACTGATGCTATTTCTGGCAGTGTGAAAATTACATTTGGTACATGATCATAGCTCATTTCTTTATTTTGGCCTAATATATTATCAACAACTATCATTCCTTGATGTGAAGCAACATGAGCTAATTGCATTATATTATTAACATCTCCTATAGCATAAACACCTTCAACATTTGTTTCTAAATTAGAATCAACTTTAATTCCTCTTCTATTATCATTTAATTCAAGATTTATATTTTCAATATTTAATCCATCAATGTTAGGCTCTCTTCCTATTGCTACAAGTACCTTTTCTGATACCAATAATTTTTCTTCTCCATCTTTTTCAAAAGATACGATAGCATCTCCATCCTCAGATTTTTTAATCTCTGTAACTTTTGAGCTTGTATATATGTTAATTCCCTTATCATTTGCAATGTCTTTTATTTCTTCTGAAATATCTTTATCCATCATTAACAATAATCTATCTGCATATTCAACTACATTTACCTTTACTCCAAAGTTAGAATAAATGAATGCAAATTCCATACCTATAACTCCACCACCAATTATTGTTATAGATTCTGGTAACTTTTCATTACTTAATGCAGTAGTACTATTTAAAACAAATGGCATATCAATTCCTTTAATATCAATCTTTGAAATTTTAGATCCAGTTGCTATAATTATATCTTTAGACTCTATTGTATACTCATCTTTTCCCTTTTTAACAATAATATTTTTATTATCTAAAAAAGAAGCTTCTCCTTTTATAAGCCTTACTCCATTTGCTTCTAAAAGATATTCTATTCCATTAACAAGTCTTTCCTTAACATCATCTTTTCTTTTTACTACTTTTTTCATATCAACTTGTAAATTATCAGCAGTGAATCCAAACTCCTCACTATTTAATGCATTATGAAATACCTCAGATGATTTTACAAATGCTTTTGTTGGAATACAACCTACATTTAAACAAGTCCCACCAAGATTTTCTCTTTCAATAATAACAGTATTTAATCCTTTTTTAGCTGCATAAATAGCTGCAACATATCCTCCTGGACCTCCCCCTATTATTGTTAAATCAGCTGTAACGTTTTCTTTTTTTCCCTTAAGCATAGAACCAAAATAATCAACCTTAGGAGTATTACTGTTAGAACTTATGTTTTCTCCAGTTGCTAAAAATAATGTTTGTCCAATTTCAACATCATCACCTTCAGATACTTTTATTTCATCTATCTTAAAATCAGCAGTGGCTTTGAAAGGTGTGTTTCCTTTGCTTGTCTCTAATTGCATCAATACATGCCCTTTTTTTACTTGCTCTCCTTCAACCACGCTAATTTTTCCTACTTTAGCAGACTTATTATGTCCAGATAATTTTTCTAATTTTATATCCATCTTAAATTCTCCTTCTATGTAAAAAGGTTGTCATAAAATCAATTAGATGTTATGAACAACCTCTATATTTTTATTTATATATGATTAATAACTATTTAAAGTCTTTTTCAAATTCATCAATTGAATCTTTTAATAATGTTACTGAATAAGCCATTGTTGGGCCTCCACCAAATGCAACTGAAACCATAGCTGCTTCCATTATTTCTTCTCTAGTAGCTCCTGCTTCTAAAGCTTTAAAGGCATGAAATACTATACAATATTCACATCTGTTATATGTAGCTATACCAACACTAATTAATTCTTTTGTTTTATTACTAATAGCTCCATCTCCATAGTTTGTACCAAGAAGATTCATAAATGCTTCAACATTAGCACCATTAGTTTCTCCTAGCGTATTTAACCCATTCATAAAATCATTTAACATTCCTCTAACATCTTTTTTCATAATAAAAACCTCCATATAATTATATTCTCTCAATTACTTTACACAGCAATACTTAGCATAGCAAGTATCTTTGTATAAAAAATACCACATCAAAGTGGTATTGTCAATATTTACATACATTATTTATCATCTTTTCTAAAACATTTTTAAAAATATTCAGTTCTTCTTCTGATATACCCTTAACTGCATCCCTCTGAAATTCTTCTCCCAATGGAATAAGTTCTTCTCTTAACTTTTTTCCCTTATCAGATAAAAATATTCTAGTTACTCTTCTATCTTTAATTTCTTTTCGTCTTTCAACTAAATCATCTTTTTCCATACGATCTATAAGTCTTACCATAGAAGATTCTTTAACACTCATATAATCAGAAATTTCTTTCTGAAAAATACCATTAGTCTTACCTATATAATATAATGCTATCCATTGAACTCTTGTCATATCATGTTCCTGAAGCCTTCTGTTAAATTCATCTGAAAGTATTTTAGCCCCTTTATTAGTTATGAAACCAATGCAATCATCTAAATTATACATTTCCCCACATCCTTTGATTTTCTTCAATTCTTTAATTATAGTATACTCCTTAGATTAAGAGCAACTAATTTAATAATAGATTACAGAAATATCTTAGATTAAAGACTTCACTATAACTATTTAGCAATGAAAAAATTAATAGTAGTACTTCTCTATAAAAATACACTTTAACAGATTCTGATTCAATTTAATTATTAAAATTATGTTTGGAAATTTTAAATTCAAGAAGTTAATAATCTCTAAAAAATATAGGATATGTTTTCATACTAGAAAACATATCCTATATTCTTTAACTCTGATTTTATAAATGTTGAAATATATAATAAGTAAAATCACACTATTTAGTCCTCTTATTTATGCATATATCAACACTTTACTAAAATAAAACTATTTCTTTCTACTTAGCGATCATTATTCCTTCTATTTGGTCAATACAGCATCCGCAGCATGTACCTGCATTAGTAGCTTCTTGTACTTCTTCTAAAGTAGTAGCTCCATTATTCATAGCATCTTTTATATCTTGTGCTGTAGTTCCTATGCAACTACATATTACTTCATTCATATCCATTTTTATATTCCCCTTAACAATAATCTTTTATATTACAAGAATAATTTCCTGTGAGTTAATTTTAATACATACTACACAGAATTTCAATAGTAAATATTATTAATTAATAATTATTATTGAAATTTCAAATATATATTTACACATGAAATAGGTGAAAGTGATATTATAATTAGAGTTTTAGAATTATTAAGTTAGATTCTAAATTCAAACACTAAATCCACTTTTACTTATATATATAAACACCATGCTAAAACATATCCTTAATTTTAAATATTCAATTTATACCTTTTAATTGAAATTAATTATGGAATCTTTTCTCTATTAAATAAATATAATCTAAGTGATAGTTGTTATAGGAGATTTAATATGAAAATTTTATTATTCTTAGTATTTATTATTGTTGTGGCAGGCTCTTTATTATTCCTAATATATACTTACGAAAACAAAATATCATTAATAAAAAAACAATTAATCGCTAGTCAAGAGCAGTTTTATAAATTAAAAGAAAAGTATAATCAACTAAATTCTTTAAAAAACAATCCATCTATTATGTTTCTTGATCTAACAGAACATACTGGACTATTAACTAAAGATTCAATTGTGTATCTATCTCCAAATGAATTAGCACCAACATTACAAAAGCTTGATATATCTATGGAAGTTTATATACTAGACAAAGCTTTATGCGATAAAACTGTATGGTATTATGTATCTCTTCCTATAGATACAAATATAAATTCAAGAGGTTGGGTAAAGGAAGATTCATTTTCTAATTTTTTAGATAGATCATCATATACAGAAATCATTAAATGTTAAAAAACACCACACTGCATTTTAGACTGCATTACAAAACAAAAAGGTGAAAGTTAAAAATGAAACATGAAATTCTAATAATGATTTCATATTTCACTCTTTACTTTCACCTTTAAAATTTGACTGTGTTTTAAATATTTGTTGATATATGGAATAGGTTCAATGGCTACATTCATTTTATTTATATATCACTAATGTAATAAAACACATACTAAAATTTCCAGATAATATTTACTCAAGTCCCTCTGTCAATAATTTTTATATTATAATATCAACACTATTTTAAAGCATAGCCTGATTATTAATTAAATTAACCATAATAGTAAACCCCATATACATAAAGTATATTATTATTGTTACTATTAATGGCCAATTCATTATTTTATCTTCTTTATTATAAGATATTCCTTTATTAAAGTATTGATAATCAATAATCTCAGCCTCTTTATATTGAATTTGTTCATTAATTAAATTTTGCTTTCTTTTATCATTTATTTTCTTGAGTTTTTTAAGAATCAATACAATTAAAAATGCTGAAACTACTCCAGCTACTATATAACTTTTTAATAAACTCATTTTTTCAGCTAATGATAAAGCTTTAATTGATATATCCTGTGCTGCTTCTTCAATTCCAAATTTATCTTGTAAAAATTTTAACATCTTTTGCATCACTACTGATGTTCCATTAATCATAAAATGCAAAGTCATAGAAGCAAATATGCTATTAGTTACTCTAACTAAATAAGCTAAAATTCCACCTAAAACAGCTGCATATAAAAATTGTTGACCATTTAAATGAAATATACCAAACAATAAACCAATTATTATACAAGTTTTTAAATCACTTTTATCATCATATCCAGATTGAACTATACCTCTTAAGGTTATTTCTTCTGTTATAGCAGGCATAACAGCCATTAAAAGTAACATTATTAAAAATGGTGTAGATGATATTTCTGATACAAAGTTTCCTATATCATTTTCAAAAAAGAATGATGTTATAAGTGAAAATAGACTAACTAGTGGTTGACTTACAAATGATAAAACAATTATTAAGAAAAAATCTTTTAAATATAATTTATTAAGCTTAAAAGTTTGTTTTATATTTGGTTTAACTATTATTACATATATTATTGCAGGTATTATAAATAAAATCATATGATTTAAAAATAATATTAATCTTATATCACTTATTCCTAAAATACTATAAAAAATTCCTAATACCTGACCACCTACTATTTCTCCTAATAGTATTATTAAAAAATATAAATTAGCTCTAAATGTTTTTTTCATACTTACACCTTTACTACAAATTATTAATTAGATTTATACTTTAGTGTATAAATAAGTACCTCTTGGGAAAGAATTTATAATGAAGTAACTAACTTCAATATTTAATCGCCTCTCCCCCCATTTTATTTATATACCAAATTTTATTCCTATTGCTATCACAGATAGCAATAGGAATAATTTTTTTATTTTAATTAAAGATTAATTTACTTCTAACCTTAAATTAAGATAAAAATATTAATTAATGCATATCTTCTACTTCTCTTTTAACCATATCTAAAGCTGACATGGTTGCTAAATTTCTTACGTCTTCTCTATTGCCATTAAATATGTATCTTCTAGCATATGCTTTTCCCTTTATACATATTCCTATATACACCAATCCTACTGGTTTCTCAGCAGTTCCTCCACCAGGACCAGCAATTCCAGTTGTAGCAATTCCAATATTAGTTCTAGAAGTCTTAGCAATTCCTTCTGCCATTTCAATTGCTACTTGTTCACTTACTGCGCCATATTTATCTAATGTTTCTTTCTTTACATTTAATCTTCTTATTTTAGCCTCATTAGAATATGTCACTGCACCTTCCATAAAAACTTCGGATATTCCTGGATAAGAAATTAATGTACTAGATATCAAACCACCTGTACATGATTCTGCACTAGATAAAGTTAAACCTCTATCTATTAGCATTTTTCCTAATACTTCTTCTATTTTTTCAACTTTCATATTATAACCTCTTTATTAAAGATTTAAAGATTTTCTGTATGACTTCTATCATTTTTTGATAAAATATTAAAATTATCTTTATCTCTTACTATTTTGGTCAATGAAGCTTGACCATATACGCCCTTAAGTTCTCTTTCAAATTCTGTAAAATAACTCATTATAACCTTCAAAGCCATTCCATGAGTTACTATTAAAATATTTTTATCTTTTTCATTTTCTAAAATTGATTCCAACTTCTTAAATGTTCTATTCTTTACATCTAAAAGAGTTTCACCATCAATTCCTTTTACTTCATGATTTCCAGAAAACATTTCTTCTAAAAAATTATTTTCTCCAATCTTAGGTAAATCTTTTATATATTTTCCTTCATATTCTCCAAATCCAATTTCTTTTAATTCATCACAAGTTACTATTGGAGTATTATTAGGTTCTGATATAATTTTTGCTGTATCTAATGCTCTTTTTATAGGACTTGCATATATAATATCTATTTTTTCATTTTTTAATCTATCTCTTAAGCTCTTAGCTTGATTCAATCCTCTTTCTGTTAAAGGAGAATCTTTACTGCCTTGAAGCCTTCCTGCTATATTCCATTCTGTTTCTCCATGTCTAGTTAAAAATAACGTTGTCATACTTGATCACTCTCCACACTGTATTTCATATAGTCTTATTTTACAATACTTACAACTTATATTCCAGCTATAGTAAAAGTGGAACTACCACCCTTTTTTTATATTACTAAGTTCAATTACTCCGCTAACTTTGCTTATTCATATATCAATACGTTGCTAAAACATAGCCCATCACAAAAATAAGACCATTTAACTGCAATGCACATTACAGTTAAATGGTCCTATAAAAATCTTATTTAAATTATTTTTCTGAAGTTTCAAGTAATGCTAAAGCTACTGCTCCTACAACACCTGCATCTGTTCCAAGTCCTGCTGGTACAATCTTAACTGATTCAGCCATTGATTTAAAGCATCTCTTATCTACAACTTTTCTTACTGTATCAAATACAATATTTCCAGCTTTTGAAACGCCTCCACCAATTATTATTACTTCTGGATCAAAAATTGATACAGAATTTGCAACAGCTATTCCTAAATAATTTAATGCATTATCTATTATATCTTTACATACTGGATCTCCAGCAGCTGCTTCTACAAATACTTCATATGAAGTTATTTCATCATATTTTCTTAATGATGTTTCAACTTTACTTCCTATAGCTTCTTTTCCTCTTTTACCTATAGCTGTTCCTGATGAAGTTGCTTCTACACAACCGATATTTCCACAATTACATCTTGGACCATCAGGTGCTACAGTCATATGACCTATTTCTAATGCATTTGATGTATGGCCTCTATATATTTTTCCATCTAATATAGCTCCACCACCTACGCCTGTGCTTACTGTAAAGAATAATACGTTTTTAGCACCTCTTCCTGCTCCAAACATAAATTCACCAATAGTAGCAACGTTTGCATCATTGTCTAAGAAAACAGGTACTTCAAACTTTTTATTTAGTGGGTCTACTAAATTAAAGTTTTTAAATGGAAGATTAGGTGTATATATTATTACTCCCTTTTCTGCATCAAGTGGTCCTGGAGAACCAATACCTATTGCTTTTACATCTTTATAAGTAACTCCACCATCTTTTATTACCTTATCTACTGAGTCTATTATTCTATTTAATACTGGAATTTCTCCCTCGTGTGCATTAGTCGGAACTGTTGTTTGGCTAATAACTTCACCATTTAAATTTGATAAAGCTGTACTTATCTTAGTTCCTCCTAAGTCAACCCCTACTACAAATTTTTGCATAAATTTATCCTCCATACTGAATACTAATTGTTAATTTTTCTCACCGGTAACGGTTCTAATATATTTACATTATACTATAATATTTAGTGTAAAGGAATGTAAATTTAAAATCAATATTTTATTTTGTTTTATATGCACTTATAGAGTAACAACCATATGAGTTAAAACCAGCATCACTAATAGTAAATTTATTATCTTCAAGCATAGAATTAATAAATTTTATATTTTCCTTATTTTCTTCATTTATTCTTATTATAAAATCGTCACCATGATCTACAATACTAAAGTAATCAAAAATATTGCTATATTCACTTAATCCAAGGATTCCTGTAATATCCATACTATATGTTGACATCTATTACTTCCCTCACATCTATTATTTAATTTAGTTATTTATATAACTTATTATTCCTTTAATTAGTTAATATTATTCTAATTATTAATATGTAAAAAGAGATATAAATACCATTATTTCCTAGTACTTATATCCCTCTTAATTTAACTTTCAATTTATACTTTTACTTTTCTTCAGAGTTTAAATTCTCTATTATTTTATTTGATTCCATTTCTGGAACCTCTTCATATCTTAAGAATTCCTTTTTAAAACTTCCACTGCCATGTGTAATAGATCTTAATTCTGTTACATATCTACTTATTTCAGAAAGAGGAATTTCAGCTGTTATTTCTTGTGCTGAATCTTTTGGTTCCATCCCAATGATCCTCCCCCTCTTCTTATTAATATCCCCCATAACATCACCTGTGTATTCATCTGGAGCAGTTACTTGCAACTTCATTATAGGTTCTAATAAGATTGGCTTAGCTTCTTCTAAACCTTTTTTATAAGCCATTGAGGCTGCAACTTTAAATGCCATTTCTGATGAATCTACAGGATGATATGATCCATCATGTAATGTAGCTCTAAGTCCTATTACTGGACATTTTGCAAGAACTCCATGTTCTATACATTCTCTTAATCCCTTTTCTACTGCTGGTATAAAGTTTCTAGGTACAGATCCTCCAACTATTTTATCTACAAATTCTAAATCCGTCTCTCCATCATTTCTAGGTTCAAATTTTATTACTACATCACCATATTGTCCATGTCCACCTGATTGTTTCTTATGCTTACCTCTTACATCTGATGATGATTTTATAGTTTCTTTATAAGGAATTCTAGGTGCTTTTAATATAACATCAACACCAAATTTATTTTTAATCTTACTTGCAATTATATCTATATGTGTTTCACCAAGACCTGATATGATTATTTCTGAACTTTCATTATCTCTAGTTATATCAAAAACTAAGTCTTCATCTTTTAATTTAGTTAAAGCTTGAGAGATCTTTTCTTCATCACCTTTGGCCTTAGGAATCACAGACATTGAAATAACTGGAACAGGAAAATTCATTTTATCATATAATATTTTAAAATTACTATCACATAGAGTATCTCCTGTATCTGTATATTGTAATTTAGATATAGCTCCTATATCTCCAGCTATAACTTTCTTAGTTGGCATTTGATTCTTTCCTCTAATAAAATACATATGAGAAAATTTTTCTAATTTATTTTTATTAGAATTTAATACATTGCTATCTTCTGTTGCTGTTCCTGTCATAACTCTAAAGAATGATATTTTTCCTACGAATGGATCTGCAATAGTTTTAAATACTAAAGCTGAAAAAGGTTTGTCTTCATCAAGACTTATAAACTCTTCTTCATTAGTTTCAATATTTAAAGCCTTTTGTGGAATTGCATATTCTGGTGATGGAAAGCAAGCAATTATATTATCAAGTAAAGTATCAACACCTATAACTTTTAACGAACTTCCACACATTACTGGGGCAATTTCACCAGTAGCACACCCATTAATAAGACCTTTATATATCTCTTCGTCACTTAAAGTA
This genomic interval carries:
- a CDS encoding carboxymuconolactone decarboxylase family protein, giving the protein MKKDVRGMLNDFMNGLNTLGETNGANVEAFMNLLGTNYGDGAISNKTKELISVGIATYNRCEYCIVFHAFKALEAGATREEIMEAAMVSVAFGGGPTMAYSVTLLKDSIDEFEKDFK
- a CDS encoding histidine phosphatase family protein, translated to MTTLFLTRHGETEWNIAGRLQGSKDSPLTERGLNQAKSLRDRLKNEKIDIIYASPIKRALDTAKIISEPNNTPIVTCDELKEIGFGEYEGKYIKDLPKIGENNFLEEMFSGNHEVKGIDGETLLDVKNRTFKKLESILENEKDKNILIVTHGMALKVIMSYFTEFERELKGVYGQASLTKIVRDKDNFNILSKNDRSHTENL
- a CDS encoding (2Fe-2S)-binding protein, with the translated sequence MDMNEVICSCIGTTAQDIKDAMNNGATTLEEVQEATNAGTCCGCCIDQIEGIMIAK
- a CDS encoding lipoate--protein ligase, producing MNKVIISKEVDPAYNLALEEELLRNLKDNENILYLWQNDRTVVIGRNQNPYSECNLDYMKENNITLVRRISGGGTVFHDLGNLNFTFLTKEVDVNLEKQLKVIIDGIKKLGLVAKVSGRNDLLIDNKKFSGHAFYSEDGNYFYHGTIMIDINLNELSKALNPSKLKLQSKGIKSVRSRVINLKDLDETIDSNSVKEALINGFLNVYGEFSTTKEYSKKDYIPSHFQKYNDRKWNFGESPNYNITLERKFSIGNVEINLDIVNGIIEDCKIFTDSLMLVDLNKIQECLKGIEFNEEVVIKIIEGYM
- the lpdA gene encoding dihydrolipoyl dehydrogenase, which gives rise to MDIKLEKLSGHNKSAKVGKISVVEGEQVKKGHVLMQLETSKGNTPFKATADFKIDEIKVSEGDDVEIGQTLFLATGENISSNSNTPKVDYFGSMLKGKKENVTADLTIIGGGPGGYVAAIYAAKKGLNTVIIERENLGGTCLNVGCIPTKAFVKSSEVFHNALNSEEFGFTADNLQVDMKKVVKRKDDVKERLVNGIEYLLEANGVRLIKGEASFLDNKNIIVKKGKDEYTIESKDIIIATGSKISKIDIKGIDMPFVLNSTTALSNEKLPESITIIGGGVIGMEFAFIYSNFGVKVNVVEYADRLLLMMDKDISEEIKDIANDKGINIYTSSKVTEIKKSEDGDAIVSFEKDGEEKLLVSEKVLVAIGREPNIDGLNIENINLELNDNRRGIKVDSNLETNVEGVYAIGDVNNIMQLAHVASHQGMIVVDNILGQNKEMSYDHVPNVIFTLPEIASVGMNEDKCLKEELNIKISKFPYSANGKALTMGEEKGFIKIIKDINNNKIVGASIIGADASSLISTLTLIIKNNISEEKICETIFAHPTTGEVIHESFLGLSIGAIHNHE
- a CDS encoding MarR family winged helix-turn-helix transcriptional regulator, with the protein product MYNLDDCIGFITNKGAKILSDEFNRRLQEHDMTRVQWIALYYIGKTNGIFQKEISDYMSVKESSMVRLIDRMEKDDLVERRKEIKDRRVTRIFLSDKGKKLREELIPLGEEFQRDAVKGISEEELNIFKNVLEKMINNVCKY
- a CDS encoding GNAT family N-acetyltransferase; translation: MNIIIETKDLILRNIKLKDLNVLHEIRNEEYILKWMPDWKSTKKETKQWIYEVIDFYDKQNENDLWCQLVIEKKSDNTILGIIALQTKFEVNNEIEIAYFISEKYSGKGYMKQAAKAILEWGFDNYNFPFVMAIVEIDNYPSQKVIECVGFKKFETRMILNSGEEKEKPFFYYKYNKKINHSKN
- a CDS encoding NAD-dependent protein deacylase; the protein is MSIEIDKLTKILKDSDNIVFFGGAGMSTESGIPDFRSANGLFNKKLNVTFTPEQLVSHSFYIRHPEEFFNFYKAKLIYPDAKPNSGHMALAKLEEIGKLKAIVTQNIDGLHQAAGSKNVFELHGSVHRNYCTNCNAFYDSDFILEARGIPTCTKCKGTVKPDVVLYEEGLDDNTITGAIKAISKADTLIIGGTSLVVYPAAGLIDYFRGKNLILINKSSTSADSKANLVINNSVGKVLSEAVNNI
- a CDS encoding CPBP family intramembrane glutamic endopeptidase; this encodes MKKTFRANLYFLIILLGEIVGGQVLGIFYSILGISDIRLILFLNHMILFIIPAIIYVIIVKPNIKQTFKLNKLYLKDFFLIIVLSFVSQPLVSLFSLITSFFFENDIGNFVSEISSTPFLIMLLLMAVMPAITEEITLRGIVQSGYDDKSDLKTCIIIGLLFGIFHLNGQQFLYAAVLGGILAYLVRVTNSIFASMTLHFMINGTSVVMQKMLKFLQDKFGIEEAAQDISIKALSLAEKMSLLKSYIVAGVVSAFLIVLILKKLKKINDKRKQNLINEQIQYKEAEIIDYQYFNKGISYNKEDKIMNWPLIVTIIIYFMYMGFTIMVNLINNQAML
- a CDS encoding ROK family protein; translation: MQKFVVGVDLGGTKISTALSNLNGEVISQTTVPTNAHEGEIPVLNRIIDSVDKVIKDGGVTYKDVKAIGIGSPGPLDAEKGVIIYTPNLPFKNFNLVDPLNKKFEVPVFLDNDANVATIGEFMFGAGRGAKNVLFFTVSTGVGGGAILDGKIYRGHTSNALEIGHMTVAPDGPRCNCGNIGCVEATSSGTAIGKRGKEAIGSKVETSLRKYDEITSYEVFVEAAAGDPVCKDIIDNALNYLGIAVANSVSIFDPEVIIIGGGVSKAGNIVFDTVRKVVDKRCFKSMAESVKIVPAGLGTDAGVVGAVALALLETSEK